From Mytilus edulis chromosome 8, xbMytEdul2.2, whole genome shotgun sequence, one genomic window encodes:
- the LOC139485608 gene encoding uncharacterized protein: MLNKQADKRQERQDLNTKPDLDTDTVPEDEPGNQDRNTNSDLDYDAEPYLAEEEPRNQGAEATDRRDESSVDSKEQTYLKTGATGSEQTFRKDGYKYDTLVLNSEDDEEHVKEMIKMMEEKVDLPDVKIVSVGDDMVAGTSLFKSFFKLLDDSCTVLLFVTPSFYTDCWSDHRLETVLADRMKGSPCVIPVLYGEKKLRDELKVLGNIKTIIFFKEEDGDKYKSFITKITKALEHYRGKVNK; the protein is encoded by the exons atgcTCAATAAGCAGGCAGACAAGCGACAAGAAAGACAAG ATCTAAATACAAAACCGGATTTAGATACTGATACAGTGCCAGAAGACGAACCCGGGAATCAAG ATCGAAATACAAATTCAGATTTAGATTATGATGCAGAGCCTTATTTGGCAGAAGAAGAACCTCGGAATCAAG GTGCAGAAGCTACCGATAGAAGAGATGAAAGTTCCGTTGATAGTAAAGAACAAACTTATCTTAAAACTGGTGCTACAGGATCTGAACAAACATTCAGAAAAG atggatacaaatacgATACACTAGTTCTGAATTCAGAAGATGATGAAGAGCACGTTAAGGAAATGATTAAAATGATGGAAGAAAAGGTAGATCTGCCTGATGTAAAGATTGTCTCTGTTGGGGACGATATGGTAGCAGGAACTAGTTTGTTTAAATCATTCTTTAAACTGTTGGACGATAGCTGTACTGTGTTGCTTTTTGTCACTCCATCCTTTTATACAGACTGCTGGAGCGATCATAGATTGGAAACAGTATTAGCCGATAGAATGAAAGGCTCACCATGTGTAATCCCTGTTCTGTATGGGGAGAAGAAATTAAGAGATGAACTAAAGGTCCTTGGAAATATcaagacaattatattttttaaggAAGAAGATGGCGATAAATATAAATCGTTTATCACGAAGATTACTAAAGCATTGGAACATTATAGAGGGAAAGTAAATAAGTAA